A segment of the Neisseria chenwenguii genome:
CCGCCGCACCGTCGCCGTCGCGGCTGCCGAAGTTGCCGATGCCGTCGATCAGCGGGTAGCGCAGGGTAAAATCCTGTGCCATGCGCACCATCGCTTCATAGGCCGAACTGTCGCCGTGCGGATGGTATTTTCCCAAAATCTCGCCGACCACGCGCGCCGATTTCACAGGCTTCGCGCCGTGCGTCAGCCCCATGTCGCGCATGGCGTAGAGAATGCGCCGCTGCACAGGCTTTTGGCCGTCTGAAACTTCAGGCAGTGCGCGGCCTTTGACCACGCTCATGGCGTATTCGAGATAAGCGCGTTCGGCATACTGACCGAGCAGAAGATAATCTTCGCCGACGGGGGATACGGGAGTTTGGTCGTTCATGGATGATACGGAAATTAAAGGAAAATAACGGGGCGTATTGTAAAGCAAAACCGCCCGCTGCTTGAAGAGGGCAGAGGCCGTCTGAAAAAAACGGTTTTCAGACGGCCTCTGAAACGGTTTTAAACGATTTTGCAAACCCTGCGACTTGATTTTCCGAGCGTAAGCGCTATTTCAAAACTGTCGCCACACCTCATCACAAAAAGGAAAACCCATGGACAAACTCGTTAAAATGCACCGTTCCCGCCGCTACCGCATGATCGCAGGCGTAATGGGCGGCATCGCCGAATACCTCGGCTGGTCGCCGACGCTGACCCGCCTGCTGTTTGTCATCCTCTCCTGCGCCAGCGCCGCCGTGCCGGGTATTCTGATTTATATTGTGTTGTGGATTATGATGCCGAACGCCACGCAGGATTCTTATCAGTAGTTTGGGAGAACAAAGGCCGTCTGAAAATCTGCATTGCAGTTTTTCAGACGGCCTGATTCATTTTAAAAATTTACAACGGCAATCTCCGGCCGCTTTTGTCTTTCGGCATACCCTCCCTCGGCCGGCAACTGTCTCCGCCGCCTCCAAAGGCGAAGCGGTCGCAATTCGGGTCGGGCTGCTTGGCAGCGGAACCGGGCTTGGTAGGCAGTCCGTCCGCATCAAACGAACCGCAGGCGCTTTAAGAGGAGCGCCGTAAATAAGAAGGCTGAAAATATTTTTGCCGTTCCCATCGGGTTGAATCCTTTCGTCAAAGTTACCCGTTTGGGACAGCCGGTTTTGTTTTTTGTTCCCCGCTTCGGGCAAAACAAACTGAAATGCCGATGCAGACGAAAAGTTTCAGACGGCCTTTTGTTCACGTCTTATTATGTTCGCGCAAAATCCGTTGGTAAACCGGTTCGGGCAGGTAGCGGCGGATCATGTCGCGCCAGCCTTTGGGGCCGACGAGGCCTTTGACCATGGTGGACGAGACTTCGGCGATTTCGCGCGGCGGCATCAGGAAGACGGTGGAAATTTCGGGGGCGAGGTCGCTGTTGATGTAGCGCATCGAGCGTTCGAATTCGTAGTCGGCGTTGGCGCGGATGCCGCGCACGATAAAGCGGGCTTCGACTTCGCGGGCGTAGTGTACTAAAAAGCGGTTTTCAAACACGGTAATGCGCACATTGGAAAACTCGCGGGTAATGTCTTCGAGCATGGCCTGCCGTTCGGCGACGGTGTAGCTGCTGCGCTTTTCGGGGTTGGTGCCGATGGAAACGATGAGTTCGTCAAACAGCGCGGCGGCTTCGCGTATCATCCAGAGGTGGCCGTTGGTCGGCGGGTCAAAACTGCCGGCGTAAACGGCGCGGCGGGCGGGATTGTTCATTTCAGACGGCATCCATGATGGAAAACGCTGTCAGGATATAGGCCGGAACGGGGGCTGTCAAAAGGAAAGGCCGTCTGAAACTTCGATTAAACCCAACAATCATTCCGGTTGCTGAGCGGAGTCGAAGCATCAGACGGCCTTTCGGCTTTTTACGGCGCGGATTATTCGTCGCCGGAGAGGGAAAGCAGAATGTTCAACAAGCTGCTGAAGATGTTGTAGATGGAAATGAAAATGGTCAACGCCGCGCTGATGTGGCTGTCTTCGCCGCCGTCAATCACCAAGCGTGTCTGGTACAAAATCATAACCGAGCTGAAAATCACAATACCTGCGGAAACCGTCAGCGCCAACGCGGGGATTTGCAGGAACATATTGGCGACCATCGCAACGATCAAAACCACGAAACCGACGGTGAGGAAGTTGCCGAGCGCGCCCATGTTGACGTTGGGATGGCGGGCAAGCGCCGACATGGTGAAGAACACGGCGGCGGTCATCGCGGCGGCGATGCCGACGATTTTCGCGCCCGAAGGAATATTCAGCACGTATTGCAGCATCGGGCTGATGAGCACGCCCATACCGAAAGTGAACACCATCAGCAGCGTAACGCCGACGTTGCTGTAACGGTTTTTCTCAATCAGGAAACACATGCCGTAGAAAAACACCATGACCGCAATAAACGACATCCAGCGGCCGCCCAACACGGCATAAATGTTCAACCCCGCCTGCGCGGCGATAAACGCACCGGCAGCGGCGGGCAGGAAAGAGAGGCCGAGCAGGCCGTAGGTTTTGCGCAATACGGTATTTTTCTGCGATACCGCACCGGCGGAAGTGTAGTCGTAAACGTCGTTTTGCATGGCGTTTGCTCCAAAAAATGTATGAATAAAAAATAAAACGAAAGCCGATTCTATCAGTAAATCATTGAGTTGAGGAAAAAATGTCCGGCAAACGGCAAATGGGGGGCTAATGCAGGAAAACCAAGCCGATACAGCTGTTTTCTTTTCAGACAGCCTTGCCCAGCCG
Coding sequences within it:
- a CDS encoding PspC domain-containing protein translates to MDKLVKMHRSRRYRMIAGVMGGIAEYLGWSPTLTRLLFVILSCASAAVPGILIYIVLWIMMPNATQDSYQ
- the coaD gene encoding pantetheine-phosphate adenylyltransferase, coding for MNNPARRAVYAGSFDPPTNGHLWMIREAAALFDELIVSIGTNPEKRSSYTVAERQAMLEDITREFSNVRITVFENRFLVHYAREVEARFIVRGIRANADYEFERSMRYINSDLAPEISTVFLMPPREIAEVSSTMVKGLVGPKGWRDMIRRYLPEPVYQRILREHNKT
- a CDS encoding Bax inhibitor-1 family protein, translating into MQNDVYDYTSAGAVSQKNTVLRKTYGLLGLSFLPAAAGAFIAAQAGLNIYAVLGGRWMSFIAVMVFFYGMCFLIEKNRYSNVGVTLLMVFTFGMGVLISPMLQYVLNIPSGAKIVGIAAAMTAAVFFTMSALARHPNVNMGALGNFLTVGFVVLIVAMVANMFLQIPALALTVSAGIVIFSSVMILYQTRLVIDGGEDSHISAALTIFISIYNIFSSLLNILLSLSGDE